The proteins below are encoded in one region of Phaseolus vulgaris cultivar G19833 chromosome 1, P. vulgaris v2.0, whole genome shotgun sequence:
- the LOC137815965 gene encoding uncharacterized protein, whose translation MCGKVTIKNKLREIAYPDMTTLCAPLNVVKTKGSQKSQTNKFQRSTKRIPSYFEHVDRIHIVNDSSSSLKTPKGKVTTNTNAIPMLNQFHPKCHPYIFDVIDVKADGHCGFRAIASLLGMGEESWPLIRIDLFKEISQWREEYATLLGGHQRVEHIKRSLLMDELSVASVDKWMTIPDMGYLIASRYNIILVKMVDDCPIPTADILWCTHCYPEARSWSSYYVGRMQSFTQLISISLTYVNLGDD comes from the exons ATGTGTGGCAAAGTGACAATTAAAAACAAGTTGCGTGAAATTGCCTACCCAGACATGACAACATTATGTGCACCACTTAATGTAGTCAAGACAAAAGGATCCCAAAAGAGCCAAACAAACAAATTTCAGAGATCTACAAAACGCATCCCTTCATATTTTGAGCATGTAGATCGTATCCATATTGTAAATGATAGCTCATCATCTTTGAAGACTCCTAAGGGAAAGGTGACGACCAACACCAATGCAATTCCCATGCTTAATCAATTTCATCCGAAATGTCACCCTTATATTTTCGATGTAATAGATGTTAAAGCGGATGGACATTGTGGGTTTCGTGCTATTGCCTCCTTGTTGGGGATGGGTGAAGAGTCATGGCCACTTATcagaatagatttatttaaagaaatatcTCAGTGGCGTGAAGAATACGCAACATTATTAGGTGGTCATCAACGGGTAGAACATATCAAGAGATCCCTACTAATGGATGAGTTGTCAGTG GCTAGTGTTGACAAATGGATGACAATACCGGATATGGGATACTTAATAGCAAGCAGATACAATATTATCTTA GTAAAAATGGTTGATGATTGTCCCATACCTACCGCTGACATTTTATGGTGTACACATTGTTACCCAGAGGCAAGGTCATGGTCATCATATTACGTTGGTAGGATGCAATCTTTTACCCAATTAATTAGTATTAGTCTGACATATGTGAACCTTGGAGACGATTGA
- the LOC137815966 gene encoding uncharacterized protein, producing the protein MDIPKSWNCISREDFEVQLNMLKIVISRCLVLGVWCLVLAGGDSGACGGNRGGGAVAVAVVDGLHGSYSPFVGVSMDMEVGLITKRSDEVEMIYMEELMNFVHQHELVEEDYGTHFTTDEVFPSREDLLEWVRRVAYRLGFVIVIIRSDIANGKQGRKTYVLLVGHPYADKLKANEHSMLVDMTKNMVKPSSILRTLKENNEDNMTTIKQVYNARYSYKRSVRGPRTELQQLMMLLDRDNYLHWSTCHESSNIVSDIFWTHPNAVKLLNAFNIVFLMDTTYKTNKYRLPLLEIIGVTCTGLSFSAGFAFLSSEKEKNFIWALQKFKGSLLTSHMGPEVIVCDRDLALMSAINIVFPKARNLLCRFHINKNVKANCKMLVDSVEAWEVVMDSWRTIIDCTDIAQFDEFVKSFETICSPLPLLVEYVKNTWIIPHKEKFLYKMLVGFVSKHALILIAEEFDQVNDVGFDSECCGCVLRRTHGLPCACQLARYAMGVIPLNEVHVMWTRLSFSDLSECDSSSELSIQQEWDVILSRFK; encoded by the exons GTGTTTGGTGCTTGGTGTTTGGTGCTTGGTGCTTGCCGGTGGTGATAGTGGTGCTTGTGGTGGTAACCGTGGTGGTGGTGCTGTTGCTGTTGCTGTGGTGGATGGTCTTCACGGCTCATATTCTCCGTTCGTAG GTGTAAGTATGGACATGGAGGTTGGATTGATTACAAAAAGATCGGATGAAGTAGAAATGATATATAtggaagaattaatgaattttGTGCATCAACATGAATTAGTTGAAGAGGATTATGGTACTCATTTTACAACAGATGAG GTTTTTCCTTCGCGAGAAGACTTACTTGAATGGGTCCGTAGGGTTGCTTATAGACTTGGTTTTGTTATTGTCATTATTAGGTCTGACATAGCAAATGGGAAGCAAGGGAGAAAAACATATGTCTTGTTAG TTGGTCATCCATATGCGGACAAATTAAAAGCGAATGAACATTCCATGCTTGTTGATATGACTAAAAACATGGTTAAACCGAGTAGCATACTACGTACTTTGAAGGAGAATAATGAGGATAATATGACAACAATAAAGCAAGTATACAATGCAAGATACTCATACAAGAGATCAGTTAGAGGACCACGAACTGAATTACAACAGTTAATGATGTTGTTAGACCGTGACAACTATCTTCACTGGAGTACGTGTCATGAGTCTTCCAATATTGttagtgatattttttggaCTCATCCTAATGCTGTGAAACTTTTGAATGCATTTAACATTGTATTCTTGATGGATACGacttacaaaacaaacaagtatCGACTACCTTTGCTTGAGATTATTGGTGTGACTTGTACAGGTTTGTCCTTTTCTGCTGGTTTTGCATTCTTATCTAGCGAGAAGGAAAAGAACTTCATATGGGCACTACAAAAATTTAAAGGGTCACTTTTGACATCGCATATGGGGCCTGAAGTCATTGTTTGTGATAGAGATCTTGCTTTGATGAGTGCCATCAATATTGTGTTTCCTAAAGCAAGAAACCTTCTTTGTCGGTTTCATATCAATAAGAATGTTAAAGCAAACTGTAAAATGTTGGTTGATTCTGTCGAGGCCTGGGAAGTTGTGATGGATTCATGGAGGACTATCATTGATTGTACAGATATTGCTCAATTTGATGAGTTTGTTAAAAGTTTTGAAACTATTTGTTCACCGTTGCCATTACTTGTTGAATATGTGAAGAACACATGGATTATTCCGCACAAAGAAAAATTT TTGTACAAGATGTTGGTTGGCTTTGTATCTAAACATGCTTTGATTCTCATTGCTGAAGAGTTTGATCAGGTCAATGATGTGGGGTTTGATAGTGAATGTTGTGGATGTGTACTTAGACGAACTCACGGATTACCATGTGCTTGTCAATTAGCCAGATATGCTATGGGTGTCATTCCTCTTAATGAAGTTCATGTTATGTGGACGAGACTAAGCTTTTCAGATTTATCTGAATGTGATTCATCATCTGAGTTGTCAATTCAACAAGAATGGGATGTCATTCTATCCCGGTTCAAATAG